A stretch of the Halorussus lipolyticus genome encodes the following:
- a CDS encoding Gfo/Idh/MocA family protein produces the protein MYDAGIVGCGVIGNRLAEAFADHEDTAVSAACDVDETKLRDFADEYDCEAYTDYRELVRDESIDIVYVGVPPKHHHEIATTALDAGKHVLCEKPIAEDAERGREMIEAAQSSDLTTAINLPFRYTPGFVEMRERIADGDIGDPKRVTLNFRFPRWPREWQDVDWLESREQGGPLREVGTHFLFGVQELFGPIEEVSANVTYRGPGKYEESVAGHFSVGGDDAINGTIDLVTDHEQSEENSITVLGSESKLSLLDWYRLVENRGEDAEAVLNDTRGQTTLTLVDEFVAELDGEGGDLVSFSEANRVQCVLDAIFASKGETTAVSE, from the coding sequence ATGTACGACGCGGGCATCGTCGGTTGTGGGGTCATCGGGAATCGACTCGCCGAAGCGTTCGCCGATCACGAGGACACCGCCGTCAGCGCGGCGTGCGACGTGGACGAGACCAAACTCCGCGACTTCGCCGACGAGTACGACTGCGAGGCCTACACCGACTACCGCGAACTCGTCCGGGACGAGAGTATCGACATCGTGTACGTCGGGGTTCCGCCAAAGCACCACCACGAAATCGCTACCACGGCGCTCGACGCTGGCAAGCACGTCCTCTGCGAGAAGCCCATCGCCGAGGACGCCGAGCGCGGCCGGGAGATGATTGAAGCGGCCCAGTCCAGCGACCTGACGACGGCTATCAACCTGCCCTTCCGCTACACGCCGGGGTTCGTGGAGATGCGCGAGCGAATCGCCGACGGCGACATCGGCGACCCCAAGCGCGTCACCCTCAATTTCCGATTCCCGCGGTGGCCCCGCGAGTGGCAGGACGTGGATTGGCTCGAATCCCGCGAGCAGGGCGGGCCGCTTCGGGAGGTCGGCACCCACTTCCTGTTCGGCGTGCAGGAGCTTTTCGGCCCCATCGAGGAGGTCAGCGCGAACGTCACCTATCGCGGTCCCGGAAAATACGAGGAGTCCGTCGCCGGTCACTTCTCTGTCGGCGGTGACGATGCAATCAACGGCACCATCGACCTCGTGACCGACCACGAGCAATCCGAGGAGAACTCGATTACGGTCCTCGGGTCGGAATCGAAACTCTCGCTTCTGGACTGGTACCGACTGGTCGAGAACCGCGGCGAGGACGCCGAGGCGGTCCTGAACGACACTCGAGGCCAGACCACCCTGACGCTCGTGGACGAGTTCGTCGCAGAATTGGACGGCGAGGGCGGGGATTTGGTCTCCTTCTCCGAGGCGAATCGAGTTCAGTGCGTGCTGGACGCGATTTTCGCCTCCAAGGGGGAGACGACCGCAGTCTCGGAGTAA
- a CDS encoding ABC transporter ATP-binding protein yields the protein MTDETLGDLSDRQYPLLALVRRHGRSDAHYLAVAVVCEVVSTFLSFADVFLIGLGIDALFNGEPFAVPFLPQSWIPTAPLDLLAFITGLLVGLNLLTNLLAFVSEYSFAVFTQRLLHAVRVGEFDAVQRLDLGFFDGSRTGNVISVLNDDVNTLDTFFNVIVGAGLWITVTLVSALVYMTALNWQLAVVVLLSAPVIAGLNLWFSGKLEPLKDAVREERGALNARLETNISGIDVIKSFTAEDYERNRVASSSLDAFRARLASRRTSVRQPPLNRLVAGAWLLLTLALGIYWITVEPPLFFSGTLTAGQLVPFLFYMERLTLPLKNLSDVVNHYKSSKAAAKRIDGLTNAGRNLGAGTGTASDADLALDAAGVEFEDVEFGYPDSERRVFDGLDFDVEPGETVGLVGSTGAGKSTLVKLLVRFYDVNSGAVRVDGRDVREVSTESLREAVGYVNQEAFLFDGTVRENIAYGAPEASDERIEEAARTAGAHQFVTDLPEGYDTRVGERGTNLSGGQRQRLAIARAVVGDPPMLVLDEATSHVDNETELVVQEHLDELTADRTTFVVAHRLSTVRDADRILVLDDGEIVERGTHEELLARDGRYATLWRIQVGEVEEVQV from the coding sequence ATGACCGACGAGACCCTCGGGGACCTGTCCGACCGACAGTATCCCCTCCTCGCGCTGGTCCGGCGACACGGCCGGTCCGACGCCCACTATCTGGCGGTCGCGGTGGTCTGCGAAGTCGTCTCGACCTTCCTGAGCTTCGCAGACGTGTTCCTCATCGGTCTCGGCATCGACGCGCTGTTCAACGGCGAACCGTTCGCGGTTCCATTCCTGCCCCAGTCGTGGATTCCGACCGCGCCGCTCGACCTGCTGGCGTTTATTACCGGCCTGCTGGTCGGCCTGAACCTGCTGACGAACCTGCTGGCGTTCGTCTCGGAGTACAGTTTCGCCGTCTTCACCCAGCGACTCCTCCACGCGGTCCGCGTCGGCGAGTTCGACGCTGTCCAGCGACTCGACTTGGGATTCTTCGACGGGAGTCGGACCGGCAACGTCATCAGCGTGCTGAACGACGACGTGAACACCCTCGACACGTTCTTCAACGTCATCGTCGGCGCTGGCCTCTGGATTACCGTCACGCTGGTCAGCGCGCTGGTCTACATGACTGCCCTGAACTGGCAACTCGCAGTCGTGGTCCTGCTGTCGGCCCCCGTCATCGCCGGCCTCAACCTGTGGTTCTCCGGGAAACTCGAACCGCTCAAGGACGCGGTGCGCGAGGAGCGCGGCGCGCTGAACGCCCGCCTCGAAACCAACATCAGCGGTATCGACGTTATCAAGTCGTTCACCGCCGAGGACTACGAGCGCAATCGAGTCGCGTCGTCGTCGCTCGACGCCTTCCGGGCGCGACTGGCGAGTCGCCGGACCTCGGTTCGCCAGCCGCCGCTGAATCGACTCGTCGCCGGGGCGTGGTTGCTCCTGACGCTCGCGCTCGGCATCTACTGGATTACGGTCGAACCGCCGCTGTTCTTCTCGGGGACGCTGACCGCCGGGCAACTCGTGCCCTTCCTCTTTTACATGGAACGGCTCACGCTCCCGCTGAAGAACCTGAGTGACGTGGTGAACCACTACAAGTCCTCGAAGGCCGCCGCCAAGCGAATCGACGGTCTGACGAACGCGGGCCGGAATCTCGGCGCAGGCACCGGGACCGCTTCGGACGCCGACCTCGCACTCGACGCCGCTGGTGTCGAATTCGAGGACGTCGAATTCGGCTACCCCGACAGCGAGCGCCGGGTCTTCGACGGTCTCGACTTCGACGTCGAACCGGGCGAGACGGTCGGCCTCGTGGGTTCGACTGGTGCCGGGAAATCGACCCTCGTGAAGCTCCTCGTGCGATTCTACGACGTGAACTCGGGTGCGGTCCGGGTGGACGGGCGGGACGTGCGGGAGGTTTCGACCGAGAGCCTTCGGGAGGCCGTCGGCTACGTGAACCAAGAGGCCTTCCTGTTCGACGGGACGGTCCGCGAGAACATCGCCTACGGAGCGCCCGAGGCCTCAGACGAGCGAATCGAGGAGGCCGCCAGAACCGCGGGTGCCCACCAGTTCGTCACCGACCTGCCCGAGGGCTACGACACTCGGGTCGGCGAGCGCGGCACCAACCTCTCGGGCGGTCAGCGCCAGCGACTCGCCATCGCGCGGGCAGTCGTCGGCGACCCGCCGATGCTGGTGCTGGACGAGGCCACCAGCCACGTTGACAACGAGACCGAACTGGTCGTGCAGGAGCATCTGGACGAACTGACCGCCGACCGGACGACGTTCGTGGTCGCCCATCGGCTCTCGACGGTCCGGGACGCCGACCGGATTCTGGTGCTTGACGACGGCGAGATTGTCGAGCGCGGGACCCACGAAGAGCTTCTGGCACGGGACGGCCGGTACGCGACCCTCTGGCGGATTCAAGTCGGGGAGGTCGAGGAGGTTCAGGTGTGA
- a CDS encoding ABC transporter ATP-binding protein translates to MTDADATRTDPNEDASPPIRYLLRRFAGARWRTFAGALGLLLVGLFLQRVPALFIGVALDALLLDSRAYVLPLVPTDWIPASLTGQAALTVSVLAVAIVAESGAKWYGRLVYETASLRTLHEIRTAAYEAGTALSMDFYDAEETGDVLSVLNDDVDNLGDLFSGVRDGLVYGGEILTAFAFMLLLNWNLALVLAPLPVLIAATGRVYARLLEPRHDEIRASVGTVNGRLRDAIEGLSTVKAFTREDRERERVAEASAEYKSAAWSALRLRAVYNRVSWVLAAVGIWGLFALGSYWILAGPPVFFTRELSAGTLLTFVLYTFSFLDPTRRLAVDVIDQFESARASSKRVVALLRSDRRLPEPDDAPDLRVTEGRVEYDGVSFSYPAQSPGDAPDETADDSTLEDVSFTAEAGEFVGVVGPTGAGKSTLVKLVFRFYDPDSGTVRIDGQDIAGVSVESLRKHVGYVSQDPFLFHGSVRENVAYANPEASEQAVVTAAKRAGAHEFVADLPEGYETQIGERGATLSGGQRQRLAIARALVGDPPVLVLDEATSHVDNETEVEIQRRLLELSGDRTVFAIAHRLSTVRDADRLLVLDDGAVVESGTHDELLGAGGTYAKLWRIQTGEIAAGDERSRPSETGVTR, encoded by the coding sequence ATGACCGACGCGGACGCGACTCGAACCGACCCGAACGAAGACGCTTCTCCGCCGATTCGCTACCTCCTCCGGCGGTTCGCCGGCGCTCGCTGGCGGACCTTCGCCGGGGCGCTCGGCCTGCTCTTGGTCGGCCTGTTCCTCCAGCGCGTTCCGGCGCTGTTCATCGGTGTGGCGCTCGACGCGCTTCTCCTCGACAGTCGGGCCTACGTCCTCCCGCTGGTTCCCACCGACTGGATTCCGGCGTCGCTGACCGGGCAGGCCGCCCTGACCGTCTCGGTCCTCGCCGTCGCCATCGTCGCCGAGAGCGGTGCGAAGTGGTACGGCCGACTCGTCTACGAGACGGCCAGCCTTCGGACCCTCCACGAGATTCGGACCGCGGCCTACGAGGCTGGGACCGCGCTCTCGATGGATTTCTACGACGCCGAGGAGACCGGCGACGTGCTGAGCGTCCTCAACGACGACGTGGACAACCTCGGAGACCTCTTTTCGGGGGTCCGCGACGGTCTCGTCTACGGCGGCGAAATCCTCACCGCCTTCGCCTTCATGTTGCTTTTGAACTGGAACCTCGCGCTCGTCCTCGCTCCGCTCCCGGTCCTCATCGCGGCGACTGGCCGAGTCTACGCCCGACTGCTGGAACCCCGCCACGACGAGATTCGGGCGAGCGTCGGCACCGTGAACGGTCGCCTGCGGGACGCTATCGAGGGTCTGAGTACCGTCAAGGCGTTCACCCGCGAGGACCGAGAGCGAGAGCGCGTGGCCGAGGCCTCCGCCGAGTACAAGTCCGCGGCGTGGTCCGCGCTCCGCCTGCGCGCCGTCTACAACCGCGTCTCGTGGGTCCTCGCGGCGGTCGGCATCTGGGGCCTGTTCGCGCTCGGTTCCTACTGGATTCTCGCGGGACCGCCGGTGTTTTTCACGCGGGAACTCTCGGCCGGGACGCTTCTGACGTTCGTCCTCTACACCTTCTCGTTCTTGGACCCGACGCGCCGCCTCGCGGTGGACGTTATCGACCAGTTCGAGAGCGCCCGAGCGTCGAGCAAGCGGGTCGTCGCGCTCCTCCGGAGCGACCGGCGACTCCCGGAACCCGACGACGCGCCGGACCTGCGCGTCACCGAGGGCCGGGTCGAGTACGACGGCGTCTCCTTCTCGTACCCCGCACAGTCACCCGGCGACGCGCCCGACGAGACAGCAGACGACTCGACACTCGAAGACGTGTCGTTCACGGCCGAGGCCGGCGAGTTCGTCGGCGTCGTCGGGCCGACCGGCGCGGGGAAATCCACGCTCGTCAAACTCGTCTTTCGGTTCTACGACCCCGACTCCGGGACCGTCCGCATCGATGGGCAGGACATCGCCGGGGTGAGCGTCGAGAGCCTCAGAAAGCACGTCGGTTACGTGAGCCAAGACCCCTTCCTCTTTCACGGGTCGGTCCGGGAGAACGTCGCCTACGCGAACCCCGAGGCCTCCGAGCAAGCGGTCGTCACCGCCGCCAAACGGGCCGGTGCCCACGAGTTCGTCGCCGACTTGCCGGAGGGCTACGAGACCCAAATCGGCGAGCGCGGCGCGACCCTCTCTGGCGGCCAGCGCCAGCGCCTCGCCATCGCTCGGGCGCTGGTCGGGGACCCGCCGGTGCTGGTACTGGACGAGGCCACCAGCCACGTGGACAACGAAACCGAGGTCGAAATCCAGCGGCGTCTCCTCGAACTGTCGGGCGACCGAACCGTCTTCGCCATCGCCCACCGACTCTCGACGGTCCGGGACGCCGACCGGTTGCTGGTGCTGGACGACGGGGCGGTCGTGGAGTCGGGCACCCACGACGAACTCCTCGGGGCAGGCGGGACGTATGCGAAACTCTGGCGCATCCAGACCGGCGAAATCGCCGCCGGCGACGAGCGGTCTCGTCCCTCCGAAACGGGGGTGACGCGATGA
- a CDS encoding winged helix-turn-helix domain-containing protein → MTDGASAEEAGPSDPETGRKDDEADRRSDGTDRRVERRSPDETFELLANEVRVEILRALGDDPRETLGFSELHDRVDIADSGNFNYHLDRLVGAFVRKVGDGSDGDADTGESGGGRDGAGYELTRAGQQIVGAMYAGTYTTDAAVEPISAGWDCLLCSGEMVVGYADERAHFWCSACDEGAKFSFPPGTVDQFDRDELPGAFARWYHHLMTRLFHGFCGVCAGRMDGEFVRLPGGTERNPETSLLQFTCQRCGTVASSAAETLATFHPVAQGFFAEHGFDVSARHPTQMWGELDACDVEILSEEPPRMEVRFGHDGEEVRAVVEPDATVGQVERRSRQD, encoded by the coding sequence ATGACCGACGGCGCATCGGCCGAGGAGGCCGGGCCGAGCGACCCCGAAACCGGTCGGAAGGACGACGAGGCCGACCGGAGAAGCGACGGAACCGACCGGCGGGTCGAACGCCGGTCGCCGGACGAGACTTTCGAGTTGCTCGCCAACGAGGTCCGGGTCGAAATCCTCCGGGCGCTGGGCGACGACCCGCGCGAGACGCTCGGATTCTCGGAACTCCACGACCGGGTGGACATCGCCGACAGCGGGAACTTCAACTACCACCTCGACCGATTGGTCGGGGCGTTCGTCCGCAAGGTGGGCGACGGGAGCGACGGCGACGCCGACACCGGCGAAAGCGGTGGCGGACGCGACGGCGCTGGCTACGAGTTGACCCGCGCCGGACAGCAAATCGTCGGGGCGATGTACGCCGGAACCTACACCACCGACGCCGCCGTCGAACCCATCTCGGCCGGGTGGGACTGTCTGCTCTGCAGTGGAGAAATGGTGGTGGGGTACGCCGACGAGCGCGCTCACTTCTGGTGTTCGGCCTGCGACGAGGGAGCCAAATTCTCCTTCCCGCCGGGCACCGTAGACCAGTTCGACCGCGACGAGTTGCCCGGCGCGTTCGCTCGCTGGTACCACCACCTCATGACTCGCCTGTTCCACGGCTTCTGCGGCGTCTGCGCCGGCCGGATGGACGGCGAGTTCGTCCGCCTGCCCGGCGGGACCGAACGGAACCCCGAAACGTCCCTCCTGCAGTTCACCTGCCAGCGGTGCGGGACGGTCGCCAGTTCGGCCGCCGAGACGCTTGCGACCTTCCACCCCGTCGCGCAGGGCTTTTTCGCCGAACACGGCTTCGACGTGTCGGCCCGCCATCCGACCCAGATGTGGGGCGAACTCGACGCCTGCGACGTGGAGATTCTCTCCGAGGAGCCTCCTCGGATGGAAGTCCGGTTCGGCCACGACGGCGAGGAGGTCCGCGCGGTGGTCGAACCCGACGCGACGGTCGGACAGGTGGAACGCAGAAGTCGGCAGGACTGA
- a CDS encoding SDR family NAD(P)-dependent oxidoreductase, which produces MNRFEGRTVLVTGSTRGIGQGIAERFASEGAPVVVTGRTEDDGQQTAERIRESGGEAVFVQADMRDPDDISALVEATADEFGGIDVLVNNAGVETNTSVTEATMDDWNLVLETDFRAYWLTAKHAVEYMESGAIVNVSSNHARLTMPEMFPYNAVKAGIDGMTRAMALDLGPEIRVNTVNPGWVAVERTEQNLSADERDHLESIHPAGRIGDPEDVAGAVAFLASDDAGFVTGTSLVVDGGRTAVMQDDTLPDYGRE; this is translated from the coding sequence ATGAACCGATTCGAAGGCCGGACCGTCCTCGTCACCGGTTCGACCCGCGGCATCGGACAGGGAATCGCCGAGCGATTCGCCAGCGAGGGTGCCCCAGTCGTGGTGACCGGTCGGACCGAGGACGACGGCCAGCAGACCGCAGAGCGAATCCGGGAGTCGGGCGGCGAGGCCGTCTTCGTGCAGGCCGACATGCGCGACCCAGACGACATCTCTGCGCTGGTCGAGGCCACCGCCGACGAGTTCGGCGGTATCGACGTGCTGGTCAACAACGCGGGCGTCGAGACCAACACCTCGGTCACGGAGGCGACGATGGACGACTGGAATTTGGTCCTCGAAACCGACTTCCGGGCCTACTGGCTGACGGCCAAGCACGCCGTCGAGTACATGGAGTCGGGAGCCATCGTCAACGTCTCCTCGAACCACGCCAGACTCACCATGCCCGAGATGTTCCCGTACAATGCCGTCAAGGCCGGTATCGACGGGATGACCCGCGCGATGGCGCTCGACTTGGGACCCGAGATTCGGGTCAACACCGTGAATCCGGGGTGGGTCGCCGTCGAGCGCACCGAGCAGAACCTCTCGGCGGACGAGCGCGACCACCTCGAATCCATCCACCCCGCCGGGCGTATCGGCGACCCCGAGGACGTGGCGGGCGCGGTGGCCTTCCTCGCCAGCGACGACGCCGGATTCGTGACCGGGACGAGTCTGGTAGTGGACGGCGGTCGGACCGCGGTCATGCAGGACGACACCCTGCCGGACTACGGTAGGGAATGA
- a CDS encoding HalOD1 output domain-containing protein — translation MNRDMESLTERAPSLDRDGRAAYRVVSNDWDTSTTVVRAVTEVADCDLLADDCVLYDVVDPDALNRLFAGRDSGDPGTAGRASVGRVVFELHGCRVEVRADGEHVIYEPENDRESAVSAVQSA, via the coding sequence ATGAACCGGGATATGGAGAGCCTCACAGAGCGTGCGCCGTCGCTCGACCGAGACGGACGCGCGGCATATCGGGTCGTATCGAACGATTGGGACACGAGTACTACCGTCGTCAGAGCAGTCACCGAAGTCGCCGACTGTGACCTGTTGGCCGACGACTGCGTACTGTACGACGTCGTGGACCCAGACGCCTTGAACCGACTGTTCGCCGGGCGTGATTCGGGCGACCCCGGAACCGCCGGACGGGCCTCGGTCGGCCGGGTCGTCTTCGAACTTCACGGATGCCGGGTCGAGGTCCGGGCCGACGGTGAACACGTCATCTACGAACCCGAAAACGACAGGGAATCCGCCGTGTCAGCAGTTCAGTCGGCCTAA